In one Massilia endophytica genomic region, the following are encoded:
- the wrbA gene encoding NAD(P)H:quinone oxidoreductase, whose amino-acid sequence MNDSNLTILVLYYSRHGSTRKLAELIAQGIESVPGCDARLRTVPAVSTVTEATEPDVPSEGAPYVELSDLEECAGIAVGSPTRFGNMASAMKYFWDGTSAQWLSGTLSGKPACVFTSTGSLHGGQESTLLTMMVPLLHHGMMVLGLPYSHPELMTTASGGGPYGASHWSGLEGKKPITDDEKRLAIALGKRLAETAVRLGGK is encoded by the coding sequence ATGAACGATTCGAACCTGACAATTCTTGTCTTATATTATTCCCGCCACGGCTCGACCCGCAAACTGGCCGAGCTGATCGCCCAGGGCATCGAGAGCGTTCCGGGTTGCGATGCGCGCCTGCGCACGGTGCCTGCCGTGTCCACCGTGACGGAGGCCACCGAGCCGGATGTGCCTTCGGAAGGCGCTCCCTATGTCGAGCTCTCGGACCTGGAGGAATGCGCGGGAATCGCGGTGGGTTCGCCCACCCGTTTCGGCAATATGGCATCGGCGATGAAGTATTTTTGGGACGGCACCTCGGCGCAATGGCTTTCCGGCACCCTGTCCGGCAAGCCTGCCTGCGTATTCACGTCCACCGGCAGCCTGCACGGCGGCCAGGAATCGACGCTGCTCACGATGATGGTGCCCCTTCTGCACCACGGCATGATGGTGCTCGGCCTGCCCTACAGCCATCCCGAGCTGATGACGACTGCCAGCGGGGGCGGCCCGTACGGGGCGAGCCACTGGTCCGGCCTCGAAGGCAAGAAGCCCATCACCGACGACGAAAAACGCCTGGCCATCGCGCTGGGCAAACGCCTGGCGGAAACCGCCGTGCGCCTGGGAGGCAAATGA
- a CDS encoding DUF2069 domain-containing protein has protein sequence MMRRQDVFHYGAMGSLVLLIAWCVAWEMWIAPLHPGGSWMVLKAVPLIFPLAGVIKRDLYTLQWTSMMILLYFTEGVVRGWSDRTHPWLGWGEAGIVLVYFVCAILYVRPYKQAARKAAKELLDKINQVH, from the coding sequence ATGATGCGCAGGCAGGACGTATTCCATTACGGTGCAATGGGCAGCCTGGTGCTGCTCATCGCGTGGTGCGTGGCATGGGAAATGTGGATCGCGCCGCTGCATCCCGGCGGCTCGTGGATGGTGCTGAAGGCCGTCCCGCTGATCTTCCCGCTGGCGGGCGTCATCAAGCGCGACCTCTACACGCTGCAGTGGACCTCCATGATGATCCTGCTCTACTTCACGGAAGGCGTGGTGCGCGGCTGGAGCGACAGGACGCATCCATGGCTCGGCTGGGGGGAAGCGGGCATCGTGCTCGTGTACTTCGTGTGCGCCATCCTCTACGTTCGCCCCTACAAGCAGGCCGCCCGCAAGGCGGCCAAGGAACTGCTGGACAAGATCAACCAGGTTCACTGA
- a CDS encoding DUF4124 domain-containing protein, translating into MHTVIAAIAMLLAASAQAQTIHKCTVDGKITYSEAPCERGTGTVLAVPDAPPANPESKAALKRMQKEAGALEKERKAREARQEREDARHDRQAADHRRRCGKLALERKWADEDVRRSSPQSMEAARTKARRAAERQALECR; encoded by the coding sequence ATGCACACCGTAATCGCCGCCATCGCCATGCTGCTTGCCGCTTCGGCGCAGGCGCAAACCATCCACAAATGCACAGTGGACGGCAAGATCACCTACAGCGAAGCGCCTTGCGAGCGCGGCACCGGCACGGTGCTGGCCGTTCCGGATGCGCCGCCTGCCAATCCCGAAAGCAAGGCCGCCCTGAAGCGCATGCAGAAGGAGGCTGGCGCCCTCGAAAAGGAGCGCAAGGCGCGCGAGGCGCGGCAGGAGCGCGAAGATGCGCGCCATGACAGGCAGGCTGCCGACCACCGGCGCCGCTGCGGCAAGCTGGCCCTCGAACGCAAATGGGCGGACGAGGACGTGCGCCGTTCATCGCCGCAATCGATGGAGGCCGCGCGCACAAAGGCCCGGCGCGCCGCCGAGCGCCAGGCGCTGGAATGCCGCTGA
- a CDS encoding FAD-binding oxidoreductase — protein sequence MNASFLDRCRALLGGAWVLDSEADMAPYLRDWRGRFTGRALAVLRPGSVEEVAGLVRLCAEARVPIVPQGGNTGLVLGSVPDGQGSAVVLSLARLNQIRVIDALNRTMTVDAGCILQQVQEAAAAQDCLFPLSLAAEGSCTIGGNLSTNAGGTAVLRYGNARELCLGLEVVTAQGEIWHGLRGLRKDNTGYDLRDLFIGAEGTLGIITGAVLKLYPKPKASITALVALPSPTQAQRLLALMQDRCGASLTGFELMSAYCLALVAKHFPSLPRPFSEPHEQYVLLELSSTESAQHAVGLLEDAVGAAVNEGIATDAAVASTVAQSQGLWQLREHIPLAQAADGKNIKHDISLPVSSIAAFIEHTEPLLQQAFPGCQLVCFGHLGDGNLHFNVAPPPGVANEAFLLHQEAVNRVVHDAVHAFCGSISAEHGIGALKRDELARYKSPVELGMMRAIKAALDPLGIMNPGKILG from the coding sequence ATGAACGCATCCTTCCTCGACCGCTGCCGCGCCCTGCTGGGCGGGGCCTGGGTGCTCGACAGCGAGGCGGACATGGCGCCCTACCTGCGCGACTGGCGCGGGCGTTTCACGGGCCGCGCGCTGGCCGTGCTGCGGCCGGGCTCCGTGGAGGAAGTGGCGGGCCTGGTCCGGCTCTGCGCCGAGGCGCGCGTGCCCATCGTTCCGCAGGGCGGCAATACGGGACTGGTGCTGGGCAGCGTGCCCGATGGGCAAGGCAGCGCCGTCGTGCTGTCGCTGGCGCGCCTGAACCAGATCCGCGTGATCGATGCGCTCAACCGCACCATGACGGTGGATGCGGGATGCATACTGCAGCAGGTGCAGGAGGCGGCCGCGGCCCAGGACTGCCTTTTTCCCTTGTCGCTGGCGGCCGAGGGCAGCTGCACCATCGGCGGCAATCTCTCCACCAACGCGGGTGGCACGGCCGTCCTGCGCTACGGGAACGCGCGCGAGCTCTGTCTCGGCCTGGAGGTGGTGACGGCGCAAGGCGAGATCTGGCACGGACTCCGCGGACTGCGGAAGGACAATACAGGGTACGACCTGCGCGACCTGTTCATCGGCGCGGAAGGCACGCTGGGCATCATCACCGGGGCGGTGCTGAAGCTCTACCCCAAGCCGAAGGCCAGCATCACGGCGCTGGTGGCGCTGCCCTCGCCCACCCAGGCGCAGCGCCTGCTGGCCCTCATGCAGGACCGTTGCGGCGCCAGCCTCACGGGCTTCGAACTCATGTCCGCCTACTGCCTTGCGCTCGTGGCGAAGCATTTCCCGTCCCTGCCCCGGCCTTTCAGCGAACCGCACGAGCAGTATGTGCTGCTCGAACTGTCCAGCACCGAGTCGGCGCAGCATGCAGTCGGCCTGCTCGAAGATGCAGTGGGTGCCGCCGTCAACGAAGGCATCGCCACCGATGCGGCGGTAGCCTCCACGGTAGCGCAGTCTCAGGGCCTGTGGCAATTGCGCGAACATATTCCCCTGGCGCAGGCGGCGGACGGCAAGAACATCAAGCACGATATCTCTCTGCCCGTGTCGAGCATTGCGGCCTTCATCGAACACACGGAACCACTGCTGCAGCAGGCCTTCCCCGGCTGCCAGCTGGTGTGCTTCGGCCATCTTGGCGACGGCAACCTGCACTTCAACGTAGCGCCGCCGCCCGGAGTCGCCAACGAAGCTTTCCTCCTTCATCAGGAGGCAGTCAACCGCGTCGTTCACGATGCCGTGCACGCGTTCTGCGGCTCCATCTCGGCCGAACACGGTATCGGCGCCCTCAAGCGGGACGAGCTGGCGCGCTACAAGTCGCCCGTGGAGCTGGGCATGATGCGCGCCATCAAGGCTGCATTGGACCCGCTGGGTATCATGAATCCCGGAAAAATCCTGGGATGA